AGCAACGCTCGCGGAGTGGGGCCTCCGTCTTTTGAGAGATGCATTTGTTCAAGGCCCTTTCTCTATAAATATCAGGCGAGCAACGCTCGCGGAGTGGGGCCTCCGTCTTTTGAGAGATGCATTTGTTCAAGGCCCTTTCTCTATAAATATCAGGGGATTTGACCCCGACTGTGCGGCGAGTTGTTTTCCGGCTGTTGCAGTGCGTGCGCTCAGAGAACTCGGCAGCACTACAAGATAATTCCGACCTTAAGTGCTGACACCCCACTGTAACTGAGCCTTCTGTCTCGTGAACGCACACCATCTACAATGACTATGGAGCTCGACACGAGAACAAAAAAGGCACGCGGAGGAAACCTAGGCAGTGTTTCGGGAAGAGCGTGGACGTCAACGGGCAGTGTTCTGGTTCGTTTTCAAAAGGGAGAAAATCCTGGTCCACGCCATCTACTTCCCAGCGTCAGCTGGCCTTTTGAGCCACTCTAATCGTACTGACCCGCGCAGTCTTCATGCCATCGGGACTACGGAGCATGTACGCTTCAGCTCAACAGAAATCATTTTCTTAGAGTATCGAGATCCCAAAGCGTATGGTCTTTGAAAACTGAAGGGTGTCCTCTTGACCTCAGGGCGCCGACATGAAGATGGATAGCCAGGATCGTGGAGCCCCCCGTACTATTTTTGTACGACGACTTTGTCACATAGTGGCTTCAAATTGTGGTCCTTGGACGACATGCAAACCAGTGAGATGCAGCATTTCCAGACGTCCCCACAGGCAAGGCAACCGACCACCCTTGCTGTGTTTTTGGTATCGTTTCATGGAATGTGTGCGGCATCTGCCTACAGCCTTCGATGAATCGCCACTCCAGAAAAACCACAAACACGTCTTTCTAGCTTGGTTTCTCGATATAGAACTCATCGTAAAGTTGCATAGACATGTTCGAGCGTGCAAGATTCGGCTTTTTCaaagccgctgcgcctcaaTGTAGGTTTCCAGTCTTCAGTGGCGGTGACGTCGGGATACCGGTTTTTGATTAGGGACAGAATATGCCCCACGAACCTCGGGTGCCAGGCCCTCGAACGGGTTTGGCAGGCTTGCACTTTGGCGAGTAAAGAGTtccaccggcgccgcctctccggtTGGAGGCCGAAAGCACTCTCTGGCCACTTATTCCCGCAGATAGCGAAGGACTCAGCATATCGCCCGAGCCACCTGAACAGCGTAAGCGCCGATGCGCATGCGTTGCGGCACACTGCACAGAAAACTGGTTTTTGCCATTGGTACTTCGAGTGCGACGGGGTGTCTacagctgcaggcgtcaGCCTTTCGTAACACGCCAAGAGTTGGCTGCTGACGGCTGATATGAACGACGATGCATGGTGGTCGCCATCCACACGACCTGCCGCACGATCACACATGATAATAAACTCCACTGCAGACATTTGGCTTGCAGACTCGAAAGCCTAGATGATGATGAGGGGGCTAGAGGGTACTATGAATGACAGGGGTGCAACGAAGAGCGCAGGGCCTTCTCGAATGCAGTCGATATTCCGTGCTGGCAAGTTACAACATGTCAgtgacgccgctgcgccgttgGCGATTTTTCAGCCTCCTTGAATATGCACAATTCCGCTCACAGGTGTGCTTGGGCGGGATACATGCAGTCTTTGACTGATGGAGGATTCTGTCACTACCTGCCGTATGACGCGGGACAAAAGCTTGTACACTTGCAGCCGTGCGGGGGCGAGCCGGTGCTTCACAGGCACTGCCGCTGTTTCTGCCTCGCAGTCTCAAGGGGGATGCCCGCTGTCTCTGGTGAGTACTGGGCACGACAGAGGAGGACTCTGCATTGCAAGGGGCCAGCGTCGATACATGACAACAACCACATAATCACCACAGGAGGCACCAACATGGCCAGTGCCGCTCTGTCATTGACCACAAGGTTCACGAATGTATAACGTAGAACGCAGACTGCTCTGTTAGCTCGTGCGCCTGTGGCGAGGGAGTTGCCATACTTGTTGTGCAGGGCGGGAAACAGGGGGATGCGTAAATCAAACCAATGAAGAAAACAGGGTATCCAGTCCTAAAAAAGTGGGTAAATCCCGTATTTCAGGGGCTCTGAGGCAAAAAAGCCATCGCCTTTCACTAGCGGCGATAATCCAAATGAGAACCATGGGTTCATATCTCACCGGCAGACatgccggcagcagcggcttgCCTCGCTTGTGCGTCAAAGACGACGCGCACTTGTTCCACCCAGTCTGTGAAGGCGCGGACAGCGGGGTTCCTGTATAGTCCAGGAAGGCAGCTCGTACAACTTTGTGGGAGGCTAAGACATTCTAGGTACGGGCTTAAAGTGTAACTGAAGTTTTGCAGACGAGGATGCCATGAGTGTTCCCGACGCAGGCCAGGAGCGAGGCCTCGTTTATCGGAAAATGTCATCGTTGCTGCGAAATGCCAAGTGATATCTTTTCACGTGCAGTACGGAGGGGGTGTCATTCGGTAATGGTCCTTGACCATCGCCCAAATGTTGGATCTTACGACCTTCAATACAAACTCACTTGGCATAGTCGTCTTCCAGGCAGCTTCTCAGCCTACGATTTGGACTCGGCATCGTTCTGGCTCGCTCGGCTCCTACCTCTTCCTCTTTCCATGGCCGTGCTTGATCCAACTCCGTCGGTTGATCACTGTTCCTGCTGTCCGGTAGAAGTATAGCGTTCATATTTTCAAAGCTCGTTTTTGGAGTGGGAAGATCGCCTAAACCCGCGGCGCCCCGTTGTGCGGCCTCCGAGTCACCATTCGCTGAAATGCTGTTTTTCATTTCGCCAGGCTCCCCATCCAAAGCCTGGCCAACCGCTTGGGAGACGGAGTTCACAGCAGGCCAACCGCAAGGAGACACCCGTGGTCGCCTCGACGGCGAAACAGGCCGAGAAGCGCCAGGGCAGCTGATGCGTGGCGGTATCCATCCTCCGCCCGTCCTAATAACCCTGTTTGTGTGGCAAGTTGTCTGAGAAATGTACAGAGCGCCGGATACACCAGGGTAGGGGATACAAGTCAATGAGGGATAGCGGACGACGCGCCATTTCAACTTCTGTCTGCACAGGTGTGCCTCGCGATTGGTCACGCCGTGCCGTGAACATCTACAACCACCACATACGTGGAAAACAGAAATAGCCTTGCTAGCATATTCCAGATTCATTGAAAAGCTGAGGCAAAGACGTGTTTCTACAGAACCTCTCCCTGGGCTTCATTTGCGTTCGAATTGGGAACTACGGTGCAGGTGTGCGTTCAGTAGATGCGCTGTACCGTCCCCTTTGAAACTAGACCTGGTTGTTACGTATGGTTTGCTGTCACTTAAAACTATCGTCTgtgtacaaatgatccgctatccagaactgtataactcaaatcgaataaacaaagacactACAGTTCCTAGAgtactgaagatgactccggtcATGAGAaacagacaaccaagttctttatgattgcagtacaccaccaccccgctggactgcttaagcGACGTACGGCCACAAAATGCGGTGTCCACATGCCCATTTGACAACATGCAAAGCCAGGTGATGCAGTGAGCATCGTATTGCTTGTTGAAGCTTCCAGCGGATACCTGGGTAGTGGATGTATCGATCGAAGCAATCTTCCGGACCACATCTTCCAAGAATCTCATCATAATCCCTAGCATGTAGTTCAGAGTCTTGCTCCTTGTATTGACATCGTGAACTGTCGCCTCCACATCGCCCAGTTTGCCGCATACGTTAGAATGCTGTACAACACAACTGACATAGAGGCAGTACTCCATATGTGGCGGCATTCCCATGATACCTCAAGGCAGTTGTAGCCGGGACGCTTGGCTCTAAGAGAAACGGCGCTCGCCATGTACATGCAGAGAGACAAGCAGTTCCAGCATCGTTAAACCGAAATGTGTTCGTCCGTGCCAGAAGGGTGACGGACAACCAGAGGAGTAACTGGAGAGCATCTTCGTAGGCGCGAAGGGATGGCAAATCTTGATGAGGCGGAATGCGTTTTGCTAGTTCCGTTTTCGCGTTCTCTGTGTTGCTGCCTTACACAGCACTTAGTATCAACAAGGGGACTCTTACTTGCTGCGAATACGAGGCCTCCAAGTTTTTTAGCTTCAGCTCGGAAGTCTGCAAGGAACAAACACACTGGGAATGCGCTGAAGCTGAAGCACTGCTACGCACAAAAGGCTGCATCACTGCTGTCAGAACGAATGGTAGGTTGTCTTCCGTGAGTAGTTTCTCTTGCACGATGTGACCGCTCTTGGCCCCCGTGTGCGAATCTCGGCGCTGTTCATGCACAGTGTAATGTTGTCTTGAAGAACACCTGCGGCTGTCAAGACAACATTCTTAGAGTGTTCTGCTGACCACACCAGTAAGGCCACCCCACAGTATGAGACACAGAGGAATTCCTCACACAAACATCGACTGCACTGCAGCTCCCCTCGTGACTGTACGGGTGATTCCATCCACGTATGGCGCTACGGAAACGTGCTTGCCTGgtctctcgtcgtcgcttcgTTTGCAAAGGCGTCAAGCTCTCGTTTATCGGCCTTCGCCGTATCTAGCTGCTTGACAGCCGTCCAGATGAGCAGCACGTCCTTCATGATGCCCTGCATCTCGTCTGTGAAGGGAAGAAGGGGAGGTATGCACTTTGCCTCTTCTCCGTGCCATTGAATACTGCTTCTTATGTGCATGATAAGAGGCTCATGCTGATCTCTGGGTGGTAGTCCCGCAAAGAATGATGAATGCAATGCGGACCCTAGATGATCGCGTGTATCACTGGCTAGATGTATCTGAGAAATGCGCCCCCTTCATAATTCGATCGAGAATACAGCTATGCAAAAAAATGCGCGAATTTTGAAGCGTGACGGCTTTGAGGACTGTAAACGTGAACCGTATTGGTACTACTTCATGAGCACAGCCCTCCTTCATAAACTTGACGTTACCCTCCATTCAAAACGGTTCCTGATTCCAGAGAATGCGTCCCCCCCTGCAGAATTGCGCTTGGCGGGGGGAAGGCAAAACGCCGCGCACGGATTACCTTGTTTAGCGACCTGCGACATTTTCGCTGCAATGTCGCTCACAAGTTCTTCAGCATTATGCAGGCggtcctccctctctgcctccctgTCCAGCGCCTCTTTGATTTCGTGATGCACCTGCGCAACGAACACGGAGGGACTGTGGTTGTGCGTTGGTGCCCGTAGATTTTTGTGTCTCCTACCCGGCCTCTCAgggcagaagacgaaggcaaACTGGCAAAACAAGCATGAGTGTAATAGTCGGCTATCCGACAGGCAACAAAACTACAGTCCGCCCCTTTGCACGAGAAGAGGAGTGATTGTTGCCACCTCTCAACGAGACATCACTACTGCACGCATACCTTCTCTATCGTCCGGCAAATGTCAACGGACCGTTCTCCAAGGGTGTCCGTAGCGGTCTGAAGATACGCGCTTGACGCAGGTATCCATGACTACTCAAAATTCTCTCCACGATGGCAGGTGTGCTGCTTCAATACTGAGGTTCGCAGAGCCTGTAACCAACGAACGTTCCCATCCCTCCTTTATATATAGCGCAAGCGGCCTCCCAGAAACCACCCGCTCGACCTATTTAGATGCTCTCCAAGCAGTTTCATCCGTGCCACCCTCGGTGTAGACAGGGTGATGCTTCTCGACATTGATAATTACGATTAGCACTCCATGCGAGTAGCTACGCGGCTGTATATGCATGATAACACGAATGAGCAAAAAGGTGCACTACTGGGGAATTTGCATCTGTGTCGCAGATGGTTTTTTCAAGGGCGGATTTCAACCCTTTTAAAAACGCGTGGGGAATTATCAAACACACAGTCCTGCCTACACCACAGGCTACTGAAAAAGGGCCATTCTTGCGCGGTATCAAGTTTGGCCCCCGAATTGACGCTGGTACTGTTGGCTACCTGGAGCTCGCCTGTCTTTACAGAGAGCCGCTCGACTTCCACCTTGATCTGTTTTACCATAGTTGCTTCGGTACCAACGCGAGTTTCTAGTTTCTCGATTCGAGAATTAACCGCCCCCTGCACGACTGCCTCCACGTCAGGCAGGCTGCTACGAAACTCAGTTTTCAGCCTTTCCACTTGGTTTTCCCAGGCAAGGCTTCGCTGGAAACCGGTGAAGTGTCGCCTTAGATGCAGTCGTAGCAGGCGACTCAAACTCCTGCACGCCATCCTTTGTCGTGCTCCGATCCAAGCCCGTTCCTTCCACCGGGAGATTACCGCTTTCTTGACGTCAGTTTCTCTCCGGTCTCTtgcagcgcgcgtcgccagtcCGATGGCATAGGAAATGAGCTGTTGGACACGCTGCTCTGACTGCTGAGATCGCCTGCTGATGGCTTCTTGAAAATGGCCCAGTTCTGCCGAGTTCATCTGTTCCAATGCCGTCACAACCTCATGCCACAGCTTGTCGTACTTGGAAGCCACTGCGTCCTGCAGGGTCTTCTGATCTTCTTCAACCTTGCAATATCGCAAAAATAGGCAATTACACGGgttttctgcttcgcctcctgaGTTCCCTggcatgcatgcgtacaGAGACTGGCTTCCGTGTCCCTAGCACCGGAACTAACGTTGCCTCCTACAACGAAGTGACGGGTTTTAAGCCGCCCTTTCCCGTCCGCGCTAACTAAGGAAAGACTGGTGCAGTGCAGCGGCCACCGAAGCGGCCTTCAGAACATTCACTGAGAACTACTTCTCTTAAGAGGCCGCCTGCGGTTTCGCCACAAAGACTCGGGCAGATCCCATAGCAGGGAGCCTACAACCCTCTTCCCCCGGCACTCCGTGGCTCGCTTTGTTTCTAGAATGCGTCCCACGGTACACAGCGTCTCAGTGGTGCTTCGCTGTAAAACTGTCACAATACTTCTGGACCACAATTTCCTTGAGCATGACCCATTATCGGAGGCCGGCCTGTGGCTTTTGCTTAGTTGGTTTGCACGCGGCCACACAGTGCCCCCGATACTGGTCCTACCTTATTACAACGATTCGCACATGTGACAGACTCTTCAAGGAGCTCGGCCACTCTCTCCTGACACTTAACCATGCTCGAGTTGACTGCTGAAAAGTTTTCGACTGCTTTGCCAGCGGCAGTGGAAGACTGCCTGGCCTCGATGGCCACTTGCGCGATCTTTGCATCTTGCTCCTTGAGCTGCATGGACACCACACTCAAGAGGGACGCACTGCTACTGAATGGAAAATGTCCAGCCGCGTCCAAGCAACTCGGCTGGGGGACGCGGGGTCGTACAATGAATGTAGCCTCCTGTACAGGCAAGGCATTAGCTTTACCCTGCGGCGCATAGCTAGAacgctttcttcttcagcacCCAGGCCGGCTATTCTCGCGTACAGTTGACCCGGCATGAACCCTCCAATAAGGCATACCATGTTATAACTATTTTGTTGTGAGAATAACTACGGCCGCGCCTCAGCCGGTATAAAGGAAACGTGCTCTACGCATTGTCCTCACTGTGAACACGGCCACGGGCATACGAATGTGAACTGTCGTTGTCTCTGCGTTCATAAGCCTGCCTGTAACCTTTGTATTTGTGCCTTGGTGTCACAGTATACTAAAGGTAGTTCACAGCGAGTCCCACAGAGTAGGGCCTGAGCCTCTTGTACGGATGCGAAGGAGAGGGACCTCCGAGCTCACCTTCAAGTCGCATTGTTCCAAGAGGGCAAGCGTTTTCTGAAATTGCTCTTCGTGGACTTGAATTTTCTTCGTTTGCTCCTTGAGTTTGAGCCCATCTATTTCCTTGAAGTGGTCCCTAAGCTGATCGGTGCTCCGTGTGTTCGCTTCAAGCGTGGTTGAATGTACTTTTCGCGTttcctcgcccgcagcgacgcgttCTGCCAGAGAGAACACCTCCTTGGAAAGGAGTTCCTGCTTCTCCGTCAAACTCCTTAGAGACTCAAGAACCCTAGCGAACGCTGAACTAACTTTTGAAGCTTCAACATTCAGAGAGAGATCTCCCAGCTCCGTGATATCCATCTTTGTGACGGTGTTTGTTCGCAACCTAGTATGCTCTTCAGAACCACAGGCGGCTGACGCCTTGCAAACTGGTAGTGAAAACGCTGGCAGACCTCCGATCTTTTCTTCGGGTAGGTACTATCAGACACGGCAAGAACAGGGGTGTAACAGCAggcccgctgcagcgcctgagCCACAAGCATTTCTCAAAAAAAAAGATTCACTGCACGCAGGGTGCAGT
This DNA window, taken from Besnoitia besnoiti strain Bb-Ger1 chromosome III, whole genome shotgun sequence, encodes the following:
- a CDS encoding hypothetical protein (encoded by transcript BESB_049540) encodes the protein MDITELGDLSLNVEASKVSSAFARVLESLRSLTEKQELLSKEVFSLAERVAAGEETRKVHSTTLEANTRSTDQLRDHFKEIDGLKLKEQTKKIQVHEEQFQKTLALLEQCDLKLKEQDAKIAQVAIEARQSSTAAGKAVENFSAVNSSMVKCQERVAELLEESVTCANRCNKVEEDQKTLQDAVASKYDKLWHEVVTALEQMNSAELGHFQEAISRRSQQSEQRVQQLISYAIGLATRAARDRRETDVKKAVISRWKERAWIGARQRMACRSLSRLLRLHLRRHFTGFQRSLAWENQVERLKTEFRSSLPDVEAVVQGAVNSRIEKLETRVGTEATMVKQIKVEVERLSVKTGELQTATDTLGERSVDICRTIEKVHHEIKEALDREAEREDRLHNAEELVSDIAAKMSQVAKQDEMQGIMKDVLLIWTAVKQLDTAKADKRELDAFANEATTRDQHSNVCGKLGDVEATVHDVNTRSKTLNYMLGIMMRFLEDVVRKIASIDTSTTQTTCHTNRVIRTGGGWIPPRISCPGASRPVSPSRRPRVSPCGWPAVNSVSQAVGQALDGEPGEMKNSISANGDSEAAQRGAAGLGDLPTPKTSFENMNAILLPDSRNSDQPTELDQARPWKEEEVGAERARTMPSPNRRLRSCLEDDYAKNPAVRAFTDWVEQVRVVFDAQARQAAAAGMSAEPLKYGIYPLF